The Georgenia faecalis genome includes a window with the following:
- a CDS encoding TetR family transcriptional regulator, whose protein sequence is MMNKRRGRPRSGSEGGRERILSAAGALFVAHGYERTTLRAVAHQAGCDVALIGYHFGSKKGLFAQAMALEIAPTAVLERALPGDPGTLGPRLLAHVTAAWEQPAFAASLSHLVQLAMSDEEVRRPFVEYLDREVMERLVEYFGGVDARARATAVLTLVIGAIFGRYVLRVPGLAEQEVEAYRAALAPGARTAAAPRRHL, encoded by the coding sequence ATGATGAATAAACGGCGCGGTCGGCCGAGGTCGGGCTCGGAGGGCGGTCGGGAGCGCATCCTGTCGGCCGCCGGCGCCCTGTTCGTCGCGCACGGCTACGAGCGGACGACCCTGCGTGCCGTCGCGCACCAGGCGGGGTGCGACGTCGCCCTGATCGGCTACCACTTCGGGTCCAAGAAGGGCCTCTTTGCGCAGGCCATGGCGCTGGAGATCGCGCCGACCGCGGTGCTCGAGCGGGCGCTCCCCGGGGACCCGGGCACCCTTGGCCCGCGCCTCCTGGCTCACGTCACGGCCGCCTGGGAGCAGCCCGCCTTCGCCGCGTCGCTGTCCCACCTCGTGCAGCTCGCGATGAGCGACGAGGAGGTCCGGCGACCGTTCGTCGAGTACCTCGACCGGGAGGTGATGGAGCGCCTTGTTGAATATTTCGGCGGCGTCGACGCCCGGGCCCGCGCCACTGCGGTGCTCACGCTGGTGATCGGCGCGATCTTCGGGCGGTACGTCCTCCGGGTGCCCGGTCTCGCCGAGCAGGAGGTCGAGGCCTACCGCGCTGCCCTGGCGCCGGGTGCCCGGACGGCGGCCGCCCCGAGGCGGCACCTCTGA
- a CDS encoding ABC transporter permease: MTRIRAALAVVVRNLRIAGRRADLVVQAVAVPVVVLGLASIIFGASDAWPVGVVDESDTPQSRMVVRALEDTRGATGPYFRSITDDQEHAERLLHEGRLHLVVTIPDDFPVHHQIETSTYNINTDAMKNVRLRVTTAANLHDQLTAADGVTAYLDKARAQDVSRTAFMGGSAVVLALLLGAALLSANLYALESEHRTRKEIALSPLGASQAATGAALAGWLLSFLAAVPTALLALAFGTRATLPDLAQTLLIVLPAGLVAAGLGVLIAVGLRTHRLIQPTLILLALGSYFAGGGFIPVPALPPLARTIAAGWPPSYVFEWANPVLHGFRDAPSAVALAGAGLAAVAALAAAMGAARRDYRTAAAPGQ, encoded by the coding sequence ATGACTCGGATCCGCGCCGCCCTGGCCGTCGTCGTCCGCAACCTCCGGATCGCGGGACGCAGAGCCGATCTCGTGGTCCAGGCCGTGGCCGTCCCGGTGGTGGTCCTCGGTCTCGCCTCGATCATCTTCGGAGCGAGCGACGCGTGGCCCGTCGGCGTCGTCGACGAGAGCGACACCCCGCAGTCCCGGATGGTCGTCCGGGCCCTGGAGGACACGCGCGGCGCCACCGGACCCTACTTCCGCTCCATCACCGACGACCAGGAGCACGCCGAGCGCCTCCTCCACGAAGGGCGTCTCCACCTCGTCGTGACGATCCCGGACGACTTCCCCGTCCACCACCAGATCGAGACCTCCACCTACAACATCAACACCGACGCCATGAAGAACGTCCGGTTGCGCGTGACCACCGCCGCCAACCTCCACGACCAGCTCACCGCTGCCGACGGCGTCACGGCATACCTCGACAAGGCACGGGCACAGGACGTGAGCCGGACGGCATTCATGGGCGGTTCCGCCGTCGTCCTCGCCCTGCTGCTCGGCGCCGCGCTGCTCTCCGCCAACCTCTACGCGCTGGAGTCCGAGCACCGCACGCGCAAGGAGATCGCCCTCTCCCCGCTCGGGGCGAGCCAGGCGGCCACCGGGGCCGCCCTCGCCGGCTGGCTGCTGTCCTTCCTCGCGGCCGTCCCCACCGCCCTCCTCGCGCTGGCCTTCGGCACCCGCGCCACCCTCCCCGACCTGGCGCAGACCCTGCTCATCGTCCTGCCCGCCGGGCTCGTCGCCGCCGGGCTCGGCGTCCTCATCGCCGTCGGGCTGCGGACCCACCGGCTCATCCAGCCGACCCTCATCCTGCTGGCGCTGGGCAGCTACTTCGCCGGCGGCGGCTTCATCCCCGTCCCGGCGCTGCCGCCGCTGGCCCGGACCATCGCGGCGGGATGGCCGCCGTCGTACGTGTTCGAGTGGGCCAATCCCGTGCTGCACGGGTTCCGCGACGCCCCGTCCGCCGTCGCCCTCGCCGGGGCCGGTCTCGCAGCGGTCGCCGCCCTCGCCGCGGCGATGGGCGCCGCGCGCCGGGACTACCGCACCGCCGCCGCACCGGGCCAGTAG
- a CDS encoding ABC transporter ATP-binding protein, which produces MTTAIDLDGVTVEFRRRGDRPFRALSDLSLRALAGQVTCLLGPNGSGKTTLINVLTGLTRPTSGTLEVLGTDPRRDRSALLRRVAVVPQETAVYPELTARENLSFHAGYYGVPRSERQRRVAGALELVQLDRRADDRAGTFSGGMQRRLALAKALMMAPDLLILDEPTLGVDVQSREAIWARIRDTARAGKAVLLTTNYMEEAQHLGDRIVIIDHGTTVADGTVEDLTAMVPEPRHVEPPRASLHDVFLHVTGRDLRD; this is translated from the coding sequence ATGACCACCGCCATCGACCTCGACGGCGTCACCGTGGAGTTCCGCCGCCGCGGCGACCGCCCCTTCCGCGCCCTGAGCGACCTGTCGCTGCGCGCGCTGGCCGGGCAGGTGACGTGCCTGCTCGGTCCGAACGGGTCGGGCAAGACGACGCTGATCAATGTGCTGACGGGTCTGACGCGTCCGACGTCGGGCACGCTCGAGGTGCTCGGGACGGACCCCCGCCGGGACCGGTCCGCCCTGCTCCGCCGCGTCGCCGTGGTGCCTCAGGAGACCGCCGTCTACCCCGAGCTGACCGCCAGGGAGAACCTGTCCTTCCACGCCGGCTACTACGGCGTCCCGCGTTCGGAGCGTCAGCGGCGCGTCGCGGGAGCCCTCGAGCTGGTCCAGCTGGACCGGCGCGCCGACGACCGTGCCGGCACCTTCTCCGGCGGCATGCAGCGACGCCTGGCCCTCGCCAAGGCCCTGATGATGGCGCCCGACCTCCTCATCCTCGACGAGCCGACCCTCGGCGTGGACGTGCAGTCCCGGGAGGCGATCTGGGCCCGCATCCGTGACACCGCGCGGGCCGGCAAGGCCGTCCTGCTCACCACGAACTACATGGAGGAGGCCCAGCACCTGGGCGACCGGATCGTCATCATCGACCACGGCACGACCGTGGCGGACGGGACGGTGGAGGACCTCACCGCCATGGTGCCGGAACCCCGCCACGTCGAACCGCCCCGGGCGAGCCTCCACGACGTCTTCCTCCACGTCACCGGCCGCGACCTGAGGGACTGA
- a CDS encoding cupin domain-containing protein yields the protein MTAWLQQPAGIAVPGGQAHMITVTSRRELLGPGARTALFVGQEHGAGVSFFWVDVPPGGGPRRHHHPYTETWVVLRGEVRVTADDEDVSAVAGDVITVTAGTEHRFRGAGEGNLEMLCIHDSPTVIQEFTE from the coding sequence GTGACTGCGTGGCTCCAGCAGCCCGCGGGGATCGCAGTCCCGGGGGGCCAGGCGCACATGATCACCGTCACCAGCCGCCGGGAGCTGCTCGGCCCGGGCGCGCGGACCGCGCTCTTCGTCGGGCAGGAGCACGGCGCGGGCGTCTCCTTCTTCTGGGTCGACGTGCCGCCCGGTGGCGGTCCACGACGTCATCACCATCCCTACACCGAGACCTGGGTCGTCCTGCGCGGGGAGGTGAGGGTCACCGCGGACGACGAGGACGTCAGCGCCGTCGCGGGGGACGTCATCACCGTGACCGCGGGCACCGAGCACCGCTTCCGCGGCGCTGGGGAGGGGAACCTGGAGATGCTGTGCATCCACGACTCCCCGACGGTCATCCAGGAGTTCACCGAGTAG
- a CDS encoding ABC transporter permease, producing MTRSSVAALVHKDLRITWRSPLFALISVLVPVAFTLLYAVVIHVSTTAPIAIADEDGSDRSRQLIAVMEDMHNDDGPYYEVLTTDPAEAWERYADGTVGTVLTIPSGFAADVDARRATEVGLALVNINADGTKNQHLRLEQAMRTFNEDAGVPAASRLAVTEEGVLDRDIPITVYLGAALVVFAALYSGIVNAGVAIAREWEDRTAKSLVLSPAGPVALIAGKWLSALVTSLVTISVAALGIGAVLGFPLTRLGPHSLVVLAVVWLYGLGIGTLLGVILRKSLPLVPIAVILAVGHFLVCGYESYLRGFAHGGVAEVLWTSTRWIPLAPLFDAVRFEAAALPTPAGLPWGLAASALIAVGLTALAADRLARTGTFAQGQ from the coding sequence ATGACCCGGAGCTCCGTCGCCGCACTGGTGCACAAGGACCTGCGCATCACCTGGCGCTCCCCCCTGTTCGCCCTCATCAGCGTCCTCGTCCCGGTCGCGTTCACGCTGCTGTACGCCGTCGTCATCCACGTCTCGACCACCGCGCCCATCGCCATCGCCGACGAGGACGGTTCGGACCGTTCGCGCCAGCTGATCGCCGTCATGGAGGACATGCACAACGACGACGGCCCCTACTACGAGGTCCTCACGACCGACCCCGCCGAGGCCTGGGAGCGGTACGCCGACGGGACGGTCGGCACGGTGCTCACCATTCCTTCCGGGTTCGCCGCCGACGTCGACGCCCGTCGGGCGACCGAGGTGGGCCTCGCGCTGGTGAACATCAACGCCGACGGCACGAAGAACCAGCACCTCCGCCTCGAGCAGGCCATGCGCACGTTCAACGAGGATGCCGGCGTTCCCGCCGCATCCCGCCTGGCCGTCACCGAGGAAGGTGTCCTCGACCGCGACATCCCCATCACCGTCTACCTCGGCGCCGCCCTGGTCGTGTTCGCCGCCCTCTACTCGGGCATCGTCAACGCGGGTGTGGCGATCGCCCGCGAGTGGGAGGACCGGACGGCCAAGTCGCTCGTCCTCTCCCCCGCCGGGCCGGTGGCCCTCATCGCGGGCAAGTGGCTCTCCGCGCTCGTGACGTCCCTCGTGACGATCAGCGTCGCCGCGCTCGGTATCGGCGCGGTCCTCGGCTTCCCGCTCACCCGGCTCGGCCCGCACTCCCTGGTCGTCCTCGCCGTGGTCTGGCTGTACGGCCTCGGCATCGGGACCCTCCTGGGCGTCATCCTGCGCAAGAGCCTCCCCCTCGTCCCGATCGCCGTGATCCTCGCCGTCGGCCACTTCCTCGTGTGCGGCTACGAGTCCTACCTCCGGGGTTTCGCCCACGGAGGCGTCGCCGAGGTCCTGTGGACCTCGACCCGATGGATCCCGCTGGCGCCGCTGTTCGACGCGGTCCGGTTCGAGGCCGCCGCCCTGCCCACGCCCGCGGGGCTCCCCTGGGGCCTGGCCGCCAGCGCGCTCATCGCCGTCGGCCTCACCGCACTCGCCGCCGACCGCCTCGCCCGCACCGGCACCTTCGCCCAAGGACAGTGA